The following proteins are encoded in a genomic region of Devosia lucknowensis:
- a CDS encoding YoaK family protein, whose translation MTPTRHLLFGMLLTAAAGFLDSIGFIELGGYYVSFMSGNTTQGGTALVEGHVSVVLLSLALVALFFVGALVANLLALVDLRWGQVYASAAVMLGVATTLVLTLAGLPPSQTMLVLAATAGAQNAVLAAKGSVRLGATFVTGTLYTAAQDLAFALRGRAPFGRWLQHMLIWLSLLAGAAFGALAYGTLDIFALVMPLVVYGAFTIGHVVAAPRP comes from the coding sequence ATGACGCCGACCCGGCACCTGCTTTTCGGAATGCTGCTCACCGCGGCGGCAGGCTTTCTCGATTCGATCGGCTTTATCGAACTGGGTGGCTATTATGTCTCGTTCATGAGCGGCAACACGACCCAGGGCGGTACGGCTTTGGTGGAAGGACACGTCTCCGTCGTCCTTCTTTCTTTGGCTTTGGTAGCCCTCTTCTTCGTGGGCGCCCTGGTCGCCAATCTACTAGCTCTGGTCGACTTGCGCTGGGGACAGGTCTATGCCAGTGCGGCCGTGATGCTGGGCGTGGCCACAACGCTTGTTCTCACGCTGGCGGGACTGCCTCCATCCCAGACGATGCTGGTTCTGGCGGCCACCGCCGGCGCTCAGAATGCCGTTCTCGCGGCCAAGGGAAGCGTTCGCCTCGGCGCCACCTTTGTCACCGGTACGCTTTACACCGCAGCGCAGGACCTTGCCTTTGCGTTGCGCGGCCGCGCGCCGTTCGGGCGTTGGCTCCAGCATATGCTGATATGGCTCAGCCTGCTGGCTGGCGCCGCTTTCGGCGCGCTTGCCTATGGCACATTGGACATCTTCGCCCTTGTGATGCCGTTGGTAGTCTATGGGGCCTTCACTATTGGCCATGTCGTCGCCGCCCCGCGCCCCTGA
- a CDS encoding DsrE family protein — protein sequence MSRILVHVTVGPSDPTKAALAFLIARTVVTEGHQLALFVAGDGVHLLTAEVAAKTEGLGTGKLMEHLDALNAADGAEIYFSGMSAKARNITADQIVLKGAQPAMPPKLVQLTADCDRVLCY from the coding sequence ATGTCCAGAATTCTTGTCCATGTCACTGTGGGGCCATCTGACCCCACCAAGGCCGCTCTGGCCTTCTTGATCGCTCGCACGGTGGTGACAGAGGGGCATCAGCTGGCGCTGTTCGTTGCGGGCGATGGCGTTCACCTGCTGACGGCGGAGGTCGCAGCCAAAACCGAAGGGTTGGGCACCGGCAAGCTGATGGAGCATCTCGATGCGCTCAATGCTGCCGATGGCGCGGAGATCTATTTTTCGGGCATGTCCGCCAAGGCGCGAAATATCACCGCCGATCAGATCGTCCTCAAGGGTGCGCAACCCGCCATGCCGCCGAAGCTGGTGCAGTTGACCGCCGATTGCGACAGGGTCCTCTGCTACTAG
- the clpA gene encoding ATP-dependent Clp protease ATP-binding subunit ClpA codes for MPSFSRGLEKALHQAMNLARERNHEFATLEHLLLALTDDRDTVAVLTGCDVDIDALKSDLEDFINEELDSLVVQNGQDARPTAAFQRVIQRAVIHVQSSGREEVTGANVLVAIFAERESHAAYFLEQQDMSRLDAVNFISHGITKSGPSEERKVRGAEDGEGHAEGGPEAKKSSALADFCVNLNEKARQGKIDPLIGRDAELRRTIQVLCRRSKNNPLYVGDAGVGKTAIAEGLARKIIEGDVPEVLQEAVIYALDMGALLAGTRYRGDFEERLKAVMKELEKMPNAVLFIDEIHTMIGAGATSGGALDASNLLKPALASGAIRCIGSTTYKEYRQFFEKDRALVRRFQKIDVNEPTVPDAIEIVKGLKPYFEEFHKVTYTDDALKAAVELSARYITDRKLPDKAIDVIDETGASQKLLPEGERKTVIDVEDIETTIASIARIPPKSVSKSDAELLSGLETSLRTVVFGQDDAITALSSAIKLARAGLREPEKPIGSYLFTGPTGVGKTEVAKQLADTLGVELLRFDMSEYMERHTISRLIGAPPGYVGFDQGGLLTDGVDQHPHCVVLLDEIEKAHPDLYNVLLQVMDHGKLTDHNGKAVDFRNVILIMTSNVGASELARSPIGFGRKREKGDDEEAINRTFSPEFRNRLDAIISFAPLPREVVRRVVEKFVLQLEGQLAERGVTINLTPEAADWLAEHGYDERMGARPLGRVIQEHVKKPLADQVLFGELVNGGSVTVAVVGEGSEAKLELVAVPPRPAKPKALPKPKKPKASVDKS; via the coding sequence ATGCCCTCATTTTCGCGCGGACTCGAAAAGGCCCTGCACCAGGCGATGAACCTGGCCCGTGAGCGCAACCATGAGTTTGCCACCCTCGAGCACCTGCTTCTGGCCCTGACCGACGACCGCGACACCGTCGCGGTGTTGACAGGCTGCGACGTCGACATCGACGCCCTCAAGAGCGACCTCGAAGATTTCATCAATGAAGAACTGGACAGCCTCGTGGTCCAGAATGGCCAGGATGCGCGCCCAACTGCCGCATTCCAGCGCGTGATCCAGCGCGCGGTCATCCATGTGCAGTCGTCCGGTCGGGAAGAGGTTACCGGCGCCAACGTGCTCGTCGCCATTTTCGCCGAGCGCGAAAGCCATGCCGCCTATTTCCTCGAACAGCAAGACATGAGCCGGCTGGACGCGGTCAATTTCATTTCGCACGGCATCACCAAGTCGGGCCCGAGCGAGGAGCGCAAGGTGCGCGGCGCCGAGGATGGCGAAGGCCATGCCGAGGGCGGACCGGAGGCCAAGAAGAGCTCGGCCCTGGCCGACTTCTGCGTCAACCTCAACGAGAAGGCCCGCCAAGGCAAGATCGACCCCCTGATCGGCCGCGATGCGGAGTTGCGCCGCACCATTCAGGTGCTCTGCCGCCGCTCCAAGAACAATCCGCTCTATGTGGGTGATGCCGGCGTGGGCAAGACGGCCATCGCCGAAGGCCTGGCGCGCAAGATCATCGAGGGCGACGTGCCCGAGGTTCTGCAGGAGGCTGTCATCTATGCACTCGACATGGGCGCATTGCTGGCCGGCACACGCTATCGCGGCGACTTCGAAGAGCGTCTCAAGGCAGTGATGAAGGAACTCGAGAAGATGCCCAATGCAGTGCTCTTCATCGACGAGATCCACACCATGATCGGCGCCGGCGCTACTTCGGGCGGTGCGCTCGATGCCTCGAACCTGCTGAAGCCTGCTCTGGCTTCCGGCGCGATCCGCTGCATCGGTTCGACCACCTACAAGGAATATAGGCAGTTCTTCGAGAAGGATCGGGCTCTGGTCCGTCGCTTCCAGAAGATCGACGTCAACGAACCGACCGTTCCCGATGCCATCGAGATCGTGAAGGGGCTGAAGCCGTATTTCGAAGAGTTCCACAAGGTGACCTATACCGACGACGCCCTCAAGGCGGCGGTGGAGCTCAGCGCCCGGTACATCACCGACCGCAAGCTGCCCGACAAGGCGATCGACGTGATCGACGAGACCGGCGCCAGCCAGAAGCTGCTGCCGGAAGGCGAGCGCAAGACGGTGATCGACGTCGAGGATATCGAGACGACGATCGCGTCTATTGCCCGCATTCCACCCAAGTCAGTGTCGAAGTCCGATGCGGAACTGCTGTCGGGCCTCGAAACCAGTCTCAGGACCGTGGTGTTCGGCCAGGACGATGCCATTACGGCGCTGTCTTCGGCGATCAAGTTGGCGCGCGCGGGCCTGCGTGAACCGGAAAAGCCGATCGGCTCCTATCTCTTCACCGGTCCGACCGGCGTGGGCAAGACCGAAGTGGCCAAGCAACTCGCCGACACACTCGGCGTGGAGCTGCTGCGGTTCGACATGTCGGAATACATGGAGCGGCACACGATCAGCCGTCTCATTGGTGCCCCTCCGGGTTATGTCGGCTTCGACCAGGGTGGCTTGCTGACCGATGGCGTCGACCAGCATCCGCACTGCGTCGTGCTGCTCGACGAAATCGAGAAGGCGCATCCCGATCTCTACAACGTTCTGTTGCAGGTGATGGACCACGGCAAGCTGACAGATCACAACGGCAAGGCGGTGGACTTCCGCAATGTCATCCTGATCATGACGTCGAATGTCGGTGCTTCCGAACTCGCTCGCTCGCCGATCGGCTTCGGTCGCAAGCGCGAAAAGGGCGATGACGAGGAGGCGATCAACCGCACGTTCTCGCCAGAGTTCCGCAACCGGCTCGATGCGATCATCTCGTTCGCGCCGCTGCCGCGCGAAGTCGTGCGTCGCGTCGTCGAGAAATTCGTGCTGCAGCTCGAGGGCCAGCTGGCCGAACGCGGCGTCACGATCAACCTGACGCCGGAGGCAGCAGACTGGCTTGCCGAGCACGGCTATGACGAACGCATGGGTGCGCGGCCGCTTGGCCGGGTGATCCAGGAGCACGTCAAGAAGCCACTGGCGGACCAGGTGCTGTTCGGCGAACTGGTCAATGGTGGCTCGGTAACCGTTGCGGTCGTCGGCGAGGGCTCGGAAGCCAAGCTGGAACTGGTGGCGGTGCCGCCGCGGCCAGCAAAGCCCAAGGCGCTCCCGAAGCCGAAGAAGCCCAAGGCTTCCGTGGACAAGAGCTAA
- the clpS gene encoding ATP-dependent Clp protease adapter ClpS, producing MPTSESPPTVPPSIVAGPKDDDGRRPGGNDTDFETGTVTKTRPKTKRPNLYRVLLLNDDYTPMEFVVLVLQDVFNKSREDAMQIMLHVHQKGVGECGVYPYEVAETKVTRVMDTARKNQHPLQCVMEKQ from the coding sequence ATGCCGACATCCGAGAGCCCGCCGACGGTGCCGCCGAGCATCGTTGCCGGCCCCAAGGACGACGATGGCCGTCGCCCAGGCGGGAACGATACGGATTTCGAAACCGGGACGGTGACCAAGACGCGTCCCAAAACCAAGCGCCCGAACCTTTACCGGGTGCTGCTCCTGAACGACGACTACACGCCGATGGAATTCGTCGTCCTGGTCCTGCAGGACGTCTTCAACAAGTCACGCGAAGACGCCATGCAGATCATGCTGCACGTTCACCAAAAGGGGGTGGGTGAGTGCGGCGTATATCCATACGAGGTGGCCGAGACCAAGGTGACCCGCGTCATGGATACGGCACGCAAGAACCAGCATCCGCTGCAATGCGTGATGGAAAAACAGTAG
- a CDS encoding serine hydrolase, which yields MISLAKTPWRTAFFRAAAAVLVALTVSLSAATHAQAIENLRKYAGIVVDAKTGSVLYEDQADSRRYPASVAKVMTLYVLFQELQAGNLSLSSKMTVSRHAASAVPTKLGLRAGSTISVEDAIKSLVTLSANDMARVIAEHISGSESKFAERMTATARAMGMRNTTYRNASGLPDGGQVTTVRDQAILGIAVYQHFPQYYSFFQTTSFRYNGKTYGNHNRVLGYMGAVDGIKTGYINAAGSNLLTAARKDNRHIVIVAFGFNSAASRDEKVRQLVANYLDKGRRGDYLQTAMVPVPGRQGNTQFALAQPRKPTFVMPTPMPDFRLAALVAGNGAQPQPQVAVASAAPVALPTPAPADLGLSPAVQAANVLAAPTQAAPNYSQDVIGAWLSETYNLGAPPAALGQTAPSTPLLPPGSVNGGTSDAADQPVDLMHSGSVADAASIGGWIVQIGAGPSEDSARAMLSDAAGKVGSLGDFRSYVEPFEKNGQKFFRARFVGFGDRDAATNMCNHLKAQDMACLAMQG from the coding sequence GTGATTTCCCTGGCAAAGACCCCCTGGCGCACCGCATTTTTCCGCGCCGCCGCTGCTGTCCTTGTGGCCCTCACCGTCAGCCTCTCGGCTGCGACCCATGCGCAGGCCATCGAGAACCTCCGCAAATATGCCGGCATCGTCGTCGATGCCAAGACCGGCAGCGTCCTCTACGAAGATCAAGCAGATTCAAGGCGTTACCCGGCGTCCGTCGCCAAGGTGATGACGCTTTACGTCCTCTTTCAGGAACTGCAGGCTGGCAATCTCAGCCTGTCTTCCAAAATGACGGTGTCGCGGCACGCCGCCTCGGCCGTCCCCACCAAGCTCGGCCTGCGCGCTGGCTCGACCATTTCGGTAGAAGACGCCATCAAGTCGCTGGTTACCCTTTCGGCCAACGACATGGCCCGCGTTATTGCCGAGCATATTTCCGGTTCGGAATCCAAATTCGCCGAGCGCATGACTGCCACGGCCCGAGCCATGGGCATGCGCAACACCACCTACCGCAACGCGTCGGGTCTTCCGGATGGCGGCCAGGTAACGACCGTGCGCGATCAGGCAATCCTGGGCATCGCCGTATACCAGCATTTCCCGCAGTACTATTCCTTCTTCCAGACCACGTCCTTCCGCTATAACGGCAAGACCTACGGCAACCACAACCGCGTTCTGGGCTATATGGGCGCCGTTGACGGCATCAAAACCGGCTACATCAACGCCGCCGGTTCGAACCTCCTCACCGCCGCCCGCAAAGATAACCGCCACATCGTCATCGTGGCCTTCGGCTTCAACTCCGCGGCTTCGCGCGACGAGAAGGTGCGCCAGCTCGTGGCCAACTACCTCGATAAGGGTCGTCGCGGCGACTACTTGCAGACCGCCATGGTTCCGGTGCCGGGGCGCCAGGGTAACACCCAGTTTGCGCTGGCCCAGCCGCGCAAGCCCACTTTCGTCATGCCCACGCCCATGCCCGACTTCCGCCTTGCGGCGCTCGTCGCTGGTAACGGAGCCCAGCCGCAGCCCCAGGTCGCCGTCGCCTCGGCGGCTCCAGTCGCCCTGCCGACACCGGCCCCGGCTGATCTTGGCCTGTCGCCTGCTGTCCAGGCCGCCAATGTCCTGGCAGCACCGACCCAGGCAGCACCAAACTATAGCCAGGATGTCATAGGCGCTTGGCTCAGCGAAACCTACAATCTCGGCGCACCTCCGGCAGCACTCGGCCAGACGGCACCGTCCACGCCACTGCTCCCGCCGGGCAGCGTCAATGGCGGCACCAGTGATGCTGCCGACCAGCCAGTCGACCTGATGCATTCCGGTTCGGTTGCCGATGCCGCTTCCATCGGTGGTTGGATCGTCCAGATCGGCGCCGGCCCGTCCGAAGACAGTGCGCGCGCTATGCTGTCCGACGCGGCCGGCAAGGTCGGCTCGCTCGGAGACTTCCGCTCCTATGTCGAACCCTTCGAGAAGAACGGTCAGAAGTTCTTCCGTGCTCGGTTCGTCGGCTTTGGCGACCGCGATGCGGCGACCAACATGTGCAATCACCTCAAGGCCCAGGACATGGCGTGCCTGGCGATGCAGGGCTGA
- a CDS encoding MATE family efflux transporter produces the protein MNPHSTRPLWQRFALFLVPLMASNILQALSGTINSIYVGQMIGVEALAATATFFPILFFLMSFIIGLSAGSTILIGQAWGAKNIDKVKQVTGTTLATAFVLGLVVAIGGGLFTEQIMTVLGAPENIRHLAVGYARIVLIGMPGFFLFLVVTSVLRGVGDTITPLFSLIMSMVVSLLVTPALIQGWFGLPQLGVDAAAWAMIAGFATVLIFLFVYMRARNMPLAPDGVLLGAVLRPDFKLLGLILKLGIPAGLQMVISSIAGIVVVGLVNRFGSDATAAYGALGQVMSYVQFPAMSIGIAASIFAAQAIGARRNDQLGEITKTALVLNLIITGGLIVLAYLFSQHVVALFITDPSVVDLTETLLHVVLWSILCFGWSVVFSGIMRASGTVYAPMLLSLACILLIELPGAIWLSQTSLGLTGIWVAYAASFTMMLILQAAWYQFVWKRKTIVALV, from the coding sequence ATGAACCCCCATTCCACCCGGCCGCTATGGCAGCGGTTTGCCCTCTTCCTCGTTCCGCTGATGGCGTCCAACATCCTCCAGGCACTGTCGGGAACGATCAACTCGATCTATGTCGGTCAGATGATCGGCGTGGAAGCCCTCGCCGCGACGGCCACATTTTTCCCGATCCTGTTCTTCCTGATGAGTTTCATCATCGGGCTCTCGGCCGGCTCCACTATTCTGATCGGCCAGGCCTGGGGCGCAAAAAACATCGACAAGGTCAAGCAGGTCACCGGCACGACATTGGCGACGGCTTTTGTCCTTGGACTTGTCGTGGCGATTGGTGGCGGGCTCTTCACCGAGCAGATCATGACCGTTCTGGGAGCGCCAGAGAACATTCGCCACCTTGCCGTGGGCTACGCGCGAATCGTGTTGATCGGAATGCCCGGGTTCTTCCTGTTTCTCGTTGTCACGTCGGTGCTTCGCGGGGTCGGGGACACGATCACGCCGCTGTTTTCCTTGATCATGTCTATGGTGGTGAGCCTGCTGGTCACGCCGGCGCTGATCCAGGGATGGTTCGGTTTGCCGCAGCTCGGTGTCGACGCGGCAGCTTGGGCAATGATCGCCGGATTTGCCACGGTCCTTATTTTTCTCTTCGTCTACATGCGGGCGCGCAACATGCCGCTGGCACCCGACGGCGTGCTGCTCGGCGCGGTGTTGCGCCCCGACTTCAAGCTTCTGGGCCTCATCCTGAAGCTTGGCATCCCCGCGGGGTTGCAGATGGTCATTTCGTCCATCGCCGGCATCGTGGTGGTCGGACTTGTCAATCGGTTTGGATCCGACGCGACTGCGGCCTACGGCGCGCTGGGGCAGGTTATGAGCTATGTGCAGTTTCCGGCCATGTCGATCGGCATCGCCGCATCGATCTTCGCGGCGCAGGCGATCGGTGCCCGCCGTAACGACCAGCTGGGCGAAATCACCAAGACTGCCCTCGTGCTGAACCTCATCATCACCGGTGGATTGATCGTGCTCGCCTATCTTTTCAGCCAGCACGTGGTGGCATTGTTCATCACCGACCCGTCCGTTGTCGATTTGACGGAGACGCTTTTGCACGTAGTGCTGTGGAGCATCCTGTGCTTCGGCTGGAGCGTCGTGTTCTCGGGCATCATGCGCGCTAGCGGTACGGTCTACGCGCCGATGCTGCTGTCGCTTGCCTGCATCCTCCTGATCGAGCTTCCCGGCGCCATCTGGCTCAGCCAGACGAGCCTGGGGCTGACGGGGATCTGGGTCGCCTATGCGGCGAGTTTCACGATGATGCTGATATTGCAGGCTGCCTGGTATCAGTTCGTGTGGAAGCGCAAGACAATCGTGGCGCTCGTCTAG